From a single Glycine soja cultivar W05 chromosome 19, ASM419377v2, whole genome shotgun sequence genomic region:
- the LOC114400269 gene encoding UDP-glucose 6-dehydrogenase 1-like, with translation MLKICCIGAGYVGGPTMAVIALKCPSIEVAVVDISKSRIAAWNSDQLPIYEPGLDDVVKQCRGKNLFFSTDVEKHVYEADIVFVSVNTPTKTRGLGAGKAADLTYWESAARMIADVSKSDKIVVEKSTVPVKTAEAIEKILTHNGKGIKFQILSNPEFLAEGTAIQDLFNPDRVLIGGRETPEGQKAIQTLKNVYAHWVPEKKILTTNLWSAELSKLAANAFLAQRISSVNAMSALCEATGANVTQVSYAVGTDTRIGPKFLNASVGFGGSCFQKDILNLVYICECNGLPEVAEYWKQVIKVNDYQKSRFVNRVVSSMFNTVATKKIAILGFAFKKDTGDTRETPAIDVCKGLLGDKARLSIYDPQVTEDQIQRDLWMNKFDWDHPIHLQPTSPTTEKKVSVVWDAYEATKDADGVCILTEWDEFKSLDYQKVYDNMRKPAFVFDGRNIVDVEKLREIGFIVYSIGKPLDPWLKDMPAVA, from the coding sequence atgctgAAGATTTGCTGCATTGGGGCTGGATATGTGGGGGGTCCAACAATGGCAGTCATTGCACTGAAATGCCCCTCAATTGAAGTGGCTGTTGTTGACATCTCTAAATCCAGGATTGCAGCATGGAACAGTGACCAGCTCCCTATCTATGAGCCAGGCCTTGATGATGTGGTGAAGCAATGTCGTGGCAAGAACCTTTTCTTCAGCACTGATGTTGAGAAACATGTCTATGAGGCCGACATAGTGTTCGTCTCCGTCAACACCCCGACAAAAACTCGTGGTCTTGGAGCCGGAAAGGCTGCAGATTTGACTTACTGGGAGAGTGCAGCACGCATGATTGCTGATGTCTCCAAGAGTGACAAGATTGTGGTGGAGAAATCCACTGTCCCTGTGAAAACTGCTGAGGCCATAGAGAAGATTTTGACTCACAATGGAAAGGGAATCAAGTTCCAAATCCTTTCAAACCCTGAATTCCTTGCTGAGGGAACTGCAATCCAAGATCTTTTCAACCCGGATCGAGTCCTAATTGGAGGCAGGGAGACCCCAGAAGGCCAAAAAGCAATTCAAACATTGAAAAATGTGTATGCTCATTGGGTTCCTGAGAAGAAAATTCTAACCACAAACCTCTGGTCTGCTGAGCTATCCAAGCTTGCTGCTAATGCCTTTTTGGCACAGAGAATTTCATCTGTGAATGCTATGTCAGCACTTTGTGAGGCCACTGGGGCAAATGTCACACAAGTTTCCTATGCTGTTGGCACAGACACAAGGATTGGACCGAAATTCCTCAATGCTAGTGTTGGTTTTGGTGGATCCTGCTTCCAGAAGGACATCTTGAACCTTGTCTACATCTGTGAATGTAATGGCCTTCCAGAGGTGGCTGAGTACTGGAAACAAGTGATCAAGGTCAATGATTATCAGAAGAGCCGGTTCGTGAACCGCGTGGTTTCGTCAATGTTTAACACTGTTGCAACCAAAAAGATAGCAATTCTTGGGTTTGCATTCAAGAAGGACACTGGTGACACAAGGGAGACACCAGCCATTGATGTGTGCAAGGGACTACTCGGCGACAAGGCGCGCCTAAGCATATATGATCCACAGGTCACTGAGGACCAAATTCAGAGGGATTTATGGATGAACAAGTTTGATTGGGACCACCCTATTCACTTGCAGCCAACTAGTCCTACAACTGAGAAGAAAGTTAGTGTGGTTTGGGATGCTTATGAGGCAACAAAGGATGCAGATGGTGTTTGCATTCTAACTGAGTGGGATGAGTTCAAGAGTCTTGATTATCAGAAGGTGTATGACAACATGAGAAAACCAGCATTTGTTTTTGATGGAAGgaacattgtggatgtggagaagCTACGTGAGATTGGTTTCATTGTGTACTCAATTGGCAAGCCATTGGATCCATGGCTCAAGGACATGCCAGCTGTGGCATAA
- the LOC114399457 gene encoding uncharacterized protein LOC114399457 encodes MALASTNTDQSTITTPSKKPSKNSENLNPNVPHHRSPSSKSPALRSSKPNNSNPIAQSPQNRIRQRKFVVAKKKNQKGTQNDAVSCKCKHNGGAKCVCVAFQTLRASQEEFFLKEKKDCDYDFEEEREEEAKAVNAIEIYGTKSETVQGEEEKEEGGSTVKRRRERDRLLEEARNSVPENGFGRVMHLVKAFEKLLTIPKSSKEKDHKEEHDHEHEEQKNKSQVMKWALPGLQFQQHPKPKTLEATTDDASVSGSSSFCCTSDLVLTSKNLGIGQGISVSSSWDCNRASVSSRTSGGRRSRRNSSESSGTFGGRRWKQKEKLKVTRQKPFKLRTEQRGKLKEEEFVKKVQEMMTEEEKMRIPIAQGLPWTTDEPECLLKPTVKESTRPIDLKLHSDIRAIDRAEFDQQVAEKMNFIEQLKLEKERQQKLEEEEEIRRLRKELIPKAQPMPYFDRPFVPRRSMKHPTIPREPKFHMPQHKKIKCLVME; translated from the exons ATGGCACTAGCAAGTACCAACACTGATCAATCCACAATCACCACTCCTTCAAAGAAACCCTCAAAAAACTCCGAGAATCTGAACCCTAACGTGCCTCATCATCGAAGCCCTTCTTCAAAGTCCCCTGCTTTGCGATCCTCCAAGCCAAACAACAGCAACCCAATTGCGCAATCGCCGCAGAACAGGATCCGGCAGAGGAAGTTCGTGGTggcaaagaagaaaaatcagaaGGGTACCCAAAACGACGCCGTTTCGTGCAAGTGCAAACACAATGGTGGCGCCAAGTGTGTTTGTGTAGCTTTCCAGACTCTGAGGGCTTCTCAGGAAGAGTTTTTCCTCAAAGAAAAGAAGGATTGTGATTatgattttgaagaagaaagagaagaagaagcaaaagctGTGAATGCTATTGAAATCTATGGAACAAAAAGTGAAACAGtgcaaggagaagaagaaaaagaagaaggaggttCCACAGTGAAACGAAGGAGGGAGAGAGATAGGTTGTTGGAAGAGGCAAGGAATAGTGTTCCTGAAAATGGGTTTGGGAGGGTTATGCATTTGGTGAAAGCCTTTGAGAAGCTTCTCACTATACCTAAGAGTTCAAAGGAGAAAGATCACAAGGAGGAGCATGATCATGAGCATGAAGAGCAAAAGAATAAGAGCCAGGTGATGAAATGGGCATTGCCAGGGTTGCAATTTCAACAACATCCTAAGCCTAAGACACTTGAAGCTACTACTGATGATGCTTCTGTTTCGGgttcttcttcattttgttgtACTTCTGATTTGGTTTTGACATCCAAGAACCTTGGTATTGGTCAAGGGATTTCAGTTTCTTCATCTTGGGATTGTAACCGTGCAAG TGTATCTAGTAGGACTTCTGGGGGTAGAAGGAGCAGGAGAAAT AGCTCGGAGTCATCTGGGACTTTTGGAGGGAGGAGGTGGAAGCAGAAGGAGAAGCTAAAAGTCACTAGGCAAAAACCATTTAAGTTAAGAACAGAG CAAAGGGGAAAGTTGAAAGAGGAAGAATTTGTGAAGAAAGTACAAGAGATGATGACTGAAGAAGAGAAGATGAGGATACCAATTGCTCAGGGGCTTCCATGGACAACAGATGAACCTGAG TGCTTGTTAAAACCTACAGTTAAAGAAAGCACAAGGCCTATTGACCTAAAGCTTCATAGTGATATTCGGGCAATTGATCGTGCTGAATTTGACCAACAG GTGGCAGAAAAAATGAACTTCATAGAACAACTCAAGTTGGAAAAGGAAAGACAACAAAAG ttagaagaagaagaagaaatcaggAGGTTGAGGAAGGAACTCATTCCAAAAGCTCAACCAATGCCTTATTTTGACAGACCATTTGTCCCAAGGAG GTCAATGAAGCATCCCACTATACCTAGAGAACCCAAGTTCCACATGCCCCAACATAAGAAGATCAAGTGTTTGGTCATGGAATGA
- the LOC114398157 gene encoding 40S ribosomal protein S19-1: MATARTVKDVSPHDFVKAYASHLKRSGKMELPEWTDIVKTAKFKELAPYDPDWYYIRAASMARKIYLRGGLGVGAFQRIYGGSKRNGSRPPHFCKSSGAIARHILQQLQNMSIVEIDTKGGRKITSSGRRDLDQVAGRIVVAA; this comes from the exons ATGGCAACTGCGAGGACCGTGAAGGATGTTTCGCCTCACGATTTCGTGAAGGCTTATGCTTCCCACCTCAAGCGTTCCGGCAAG ATGGAGCTTCCTGAGTGGACCGATATTGTAAAAACAGCAAAATTTAAGGAGTTGGCTCCATATGATCCTGACTGGTACTACATTAGGGCTG CCTCAATGGCAAGAAAGATCTATTTGAGAGGTGGTCTTGGTGTTGGTGCTTTCCAGAGGATCTATGGTGGAAGCAAAAGAAATGGAAGCCGTCCCCCACATTTCTGCAAGAGCAGCGGTGCAATTGCCAGACACATTCTGCAACAGTTGCAAAACATGAGCATTGTTGAGATTGATACAAAAGG aGGTAGGAAAATCACTTCTAGTGGTCGAAGGGATCTTGACCAAGTTGCTGGGCGGATTGTGGTTGCTGCCTGA
- the LOC114400768 gene encoding biotin carboxyl carrier protein of acetyl-CoA carboxylase 2, chloroplastic-like — protein sequence MASFSVPCPKCPTTSSSSSLPLGLNSQKVSFQSGLILKPSLSFGSLSAESAASRIQCLNRKQFSVLKATKVENSNSAPVTVNGPTVASSKENQVHNGKLSDTTIPDEASIIAFMSQVSDLVKLVDSRDIVELQLKQSDCELMIRKKEALQPPPIIAPAPPPMHYATFPSPSSPLPAEAAPASSAPPKAAPALPSPGKASTSSHPPLKCPMAGTFYRSPAPGEPAFVKVGDKVKKGQVICIIEAMKLMNEIEADQSGTIAEVLAEDGKPVSVDMPLFVIVP from the exons ATGGCCTCCTTCTCGGTCCCATGCCCCAAGTGTCCTACaacttcttcttcgtcttctctCCCTTTGGGGTTGAATTCTCAAAAGGTCTCATTTCAAAGTGGGTTGATCTTGAAGCCTTCTCTTTCATTCGGATCTTTGTCTGCTGAATCTGCTGCATCAAGGATTCAG TGCCTTAACAGGAAGCAATTTTCTGTTCTGAAG GCTACTAAAGTTGAAAATTCCAACTCTGCCCCTGTAACGGTCAATGGACCTACTGTTGCTTCATCAAAAGAAAACCAAGTGCATAATGGAAAACTCTCTGATACTACTATCCCAGATGAAGCTTCAATTATTGCATTCATGTCTCAAGTTTCAGACCTTGTAAA ACTTGTGGATTCGAGAGATATTGTGGAACTTCAACTTAAGCAATCAGACTGTGAGCTcatgataagaaaaaaagaagcattgcaGCCTCCACCAATTATAGCCCCAGCACCACCACCAATGCACTATGCCACTTTTCCTTCTCCGTCTTCGCCGCTACCAGCAGAAGCTGCTCCTGCTAGCTCTGCACCTCCAAAAGCAGCTCCTGCCTTGCCTTCCCCCGGAAAAGCAAGCACATCTTCTCACCCACCACTGAAATGTCCAATGGCAGGAACCTTCTATAGGAGTCCAGCACCTGGTGAACCTGCATTTGTCAAG GTGGGAGATAAAGTGAAGAAAGGCCAGGTTATTTGCATTATCGAGGCTATGAAACTGATGAATGAAATTGAg GCTGATCAGTCAGGAACAATAGCTGAGGTATTAGCTGAGGATGGGAAACCAGTCAGTGTAGACATG CCTCTTTTTGTAATAGTTCCATGA